A window from Triticum aestivum cultivar Chinese Spring chromosome 6D, IWGSC CS RefSeq v2.1, whole genome shotgun sequence encodes these proteins:
- the LOC123143827 gene encoding uncharacterized protein, with amino-acid sequence MEEYLNRSKAAIGFLRRGSGINRSPEETTSQNTDVPGSTSRVNPMKTRLADNQERPRYLHGSYKYASSNVMSGSSSKFPKNFPLRKFGEEKRRQTKLEGADVAESSRRKSDAGCLDGSKKTIVENQSSDAPQTETEGLTAKDDELIAPDPEVSHSAGSSGMHAHTAESLVRSASLSSKTHRQKDKELNLGTARYSCSSSFSNQPSIPRIPIAGAKPSYSLVSGEQRRGPRGLKNLGCTSVSDVLPSGCWSDSVRTRSFDAMRKRTSDGESSSRSRVISDPSSLGHSHTIYPSISGPRIRTTEESVRQQTLRSRSRNIQDSAVSVRTRRTSPRDTRFRMSEEREDALLHLNESTARNQQSVGADFSVEEDSSESSIRPVSVELPHAIYSSTRQGSSTRTARRTSSSRFEQSPPQTFRSLARERGGHRRINMEGIAEVLLVLERIEQEAGLTYEQLRVLETNLLLGAFASHDQHSDMRMDIDNMSYEELLALEERIGYVSTALSEEQFAKCIRRRLYRPVAAKGNRSVIDDIKCSICQEEFVKGEEVGRLRCEHQYHVCCIRQWLLQKNWCPVCKAPALPSLN; translated from the exons ATGGAGGAGTATTTAAATAGATCCAAAGCAGCAATTGGGTTTCTCAGAAGAGGTTCAGGCATAAATCGAAGCCCTGAAGAGACAACCAGTCAGAACACTGATGTACCGGGAAGCACTTCAAGAGTCAATCCTATGAAAACCAGGTTGGCTGATAATCAGGAGAGACCAAGATACTTACATGGCTCGTATAAATATGCAAGCTCAAATGTCATGTCTGGAAGCTCTTCCAAATTTCCTAAGAACTTTCCCCTTAGGAAATTTGGTGAGGAAAAGCGAAGGCAGACTAAGTTGGAAGGGGCTGACGTTGCTGAAAGTAGTAGAAGAAAGTCCGATGCCGGGTGTCTTGATGGTAGTAAGAAAACCATTGTAGAGAATCAGAGTTCAGATGCTCCACAGACTGAGACAGAAGGATTAACTGCCAAAGATGATGAACTGATAGCACCTGATCCAGAGGTTTCGCATTCTGCTGGTTCTTCAGGTATGCATGCACATACAGCTGAGTCCTTGGTAAGGAGTGCTTCACTAAGTTCTAAAACACATAGACAGAAGGATAAGGAATTGAATTTGGGCACAGCTAGATATTCTTGCTCTTCGTCATTTAGTAATCAGCCTAGTATACCTAGAATTCCTATCGCTGGTGCGAAGCCATCATATAGTCTTGTTAGTGGAGAACAGAGACGTGGACCACGTGGTCTTAAAAATCTTGGTTGCACTTCAGTCTCTGATGTTCTGCCATCAGGATGCTGGTCTGATTCTGTTCGTACCAGGAGCTTTGATGCTATGAGAAAGAGAACTTCTGATGGGGAAAGCTCTTCCAGATCAAGAGTCATAAGTGATCCATCCAGTTTAGGTCATTCACATACAATATATCCTAGCATTAGTGGTCCCAGAATCAGAACTACCGAAGAATCAGTTCGGCAACAAACATTACGAAGCCGCAGTAGAAATATTCAGGATTCAGCAGTATCAGTAAGGACAAGACGGACTTCTCCTAGAGACACTAGGTTCAGGATGTCTGAGGAAAGAGAGGATGCCCTGCTTCATCTGAATGAGTCTACTGCCAGGAATCAACAGTCAGTTGGTGCTGATTTTTCTGTGGAAGAGGATTCTTCAGAAAGCTCAATAAGACCAGTCTCTGTGGAACTACCTCATGCAATTTACTCATCTACTCGTCAGGGATCGAGTACTCGGACTGCCAGGAGAACATCAAGCTCCCGTTTTGAGCAAAGCCCCCCACAAACATTTCGCAgtctggcgagggagagaggtgGCCACAGACGCATAAACATGGAAGGCATTGCAGAG GTATTGCTAGTGCTGGAGAGGATTGAACAAGAAGCTGGGCTTACTTATGAG CAATTGCGGGTACTGGAGACAAATCTGTTACTTGGTGCCTTCGCCTCCCATGATCAGCATAGCGACATGCGGATGGATATTGACAACATGTCCTATGAG GAACTATTAGCATTAGAAGAGAGAATAGGATACGTAAGTACTGCTCTTTCTGAAGAACAGTTTGCAAAATGTATCAGAAGGCGTTTATATAGACCAGTTGCTGCAAAAGGAAACAGATCAGTCATAGATGACATCAAATGCAGCATATGCCAG GAGGAGTTCGTGAAGGGCGAAGAGGTTGGCAGGTTGCGGTGTGAGCACCAGTACCATGTGTGCTGCATTCGCCAGTGGCTCCTGCAGAAGAACTGGTGCCCAGTCTGCAAAGCTCCAGCTCTGCCCTCTCTGAACTGA